One Aneurinibacillus migulanus genomic region harbors:
- the phaQ gene encoding poly-beta-hydroxybutyrate-responsive repressor has translation MSASEENSRSGAQSKDEKTIGGAPKNLMVPFLLLSLRGWNVHGYELIQQLIKFGFPSIDQGNVYRTLRQLEKDNMVKSEWDTSTGGPAKRIYSLTDAGEQYLKSWASSLEQYQSMLDRFFTMYTGFFMPSPMDMSRTDKKKKEEK, from the coding sequence ATGTCTGCGAGTGAAGAAAATTCTCGCTCAGGCGCTCAATCAAAAGATGAAAAAACGATAGGCGGAGCGCCAAAAAATTTAATGGTTCCTTTTTTGCTTTTGAGTTTGCGAGGTTGGAATGTCCATGGATATGAGCTAATTCAGCAACTCATTAAATTTGGATTTCCCTCTATTGATCAGGGAAATGTGTATCGAACGCTTCGACAGCTAGAAAAAGATAATATGGTGAAATCAGAGTGGGACACTTCGACCGGCGGACCTGCTAAACGGATTTATTCGCTTACGGATGCCGGGGAACAGTACTTAAAGTCATGGGCTTCTTCGCTTGAGCAATACCAATCAATGTTAGATCGGTTCTTTACGATGTACACGGGATTTTTTATGCCTTCGCCGATGGATATGTCTCGGACAGACAAGAAAAAGAAAGAAGAAAAGTAG